The following nucleotide sequence is from Apium graveolens cultivar Ventura chromosome 4, ASM990537v1, whole genome shotgun sequence.
TTTGTGCCCTCACTtcatttttttttatcgtagagaACCTGCAGCCGCTACTCTTTAGGTGCGCATTGGGTAAATCCCACGGGCTCAGGAATAGCCTGGAAAACACGTGAACCAGGATAAACCCACACATCATCTTTTTGCTTATATAAGTTATGAACAGAGTCTTGTGACATACATAAACACTATCTTACTCCCTAAACAGACAACATTATTTACATTGATACTACATTGTACCCTCATGAAGAATCTTGCCTGCTCTTCTCCGGAATCCAGCAACATCTCGGGGAAGTTCACACAATTCTCCGAGGAATGCTTGTTTGACGACGCTACGTGTCTAGTTGACATGGACTATTTTGTCAAAACTCTTTCTGGCATTAAGGCCAAAGGCGTGCGTCCTGAACTTATAGGCTCAATAATAGCACATTATGCTTCAATATGGCTCCCGGATTTATCCAATGTGGATGAATCCGAGAAGGGGAGTCTAAGAAGGACTCCCAAGTCACCTGACCCTTCACAGGGTGCCAATGCTTCTTTGATGAAAAAGAGATTTTTTGTCGAAACACTGATAGGCATTCTGCCTCCTGATAAAGACTCAGTGCCTTGTAGCTTCCTTCTTCGCCTGCTCCGGTCAGCCAACATGCTAGGAGTCGAACACATGTATCGTGTTGAGCTCGAGAAAAGGATTTCATGGCAGCTTGACCAAGCTTCACTCGATGACCTAATGATACCTTCATTTAGTCATACTTGTGAGGTGCTATTAGATGTTGAACTAGTTACAAGACTAGTGACACGATTTGTGAACTTGGATGAAACTTTTAAAAGTGGCGCTGCATTGATCAAAGTAGGAAAGCTTGTGGATTCTTATCTTGCAGAAGTTGCACTTGATTCCAGATTAAAGATACCAGAATTTATCGCACTTGCTGGAGCTATACCAACTCATGGACGTTCTGTAGATGATGGCTTATACCGTGCCATTGATACTTACCTCAAAGTAAGCTTCTCTCTACCTGACCTAGCTTGTACTTTTCCGCAAATTACTATTCTAACTTAAATTATATCTGCTGAATTTACAAGTCAATTGAAAGTAGATAACATATGCAGGCAGTATGTAGTTGAACATGAGAGTTCTCTGTGGGCCTAATCAATCTCATCAACACCACAAAAAAATTTTCTACTCCTAAAACTGTAGGTGCATCTAATTCTTCTTATGAAAATATGTTTAAGGTTAGAGGCTAATCACAATCTAACATTTCGATTTATCTTCTTCTAATCTCTTTCTTGGAAACTCTTAAGTCCACGAAATTCATCACTAAAACGTGTTAGATAACCAGTCACCCTAAAACCTAAGGTGTCAAGAGAAAAGTCCCAACATGATCTTATCGTATTCAACAAAAGTCCTGGTGTTACAGTGAGTTATTCTATGACCTAGCTAGAAGGCTAGAATAACGTATGTTTTATGACTAGCCTGAGGCTTTGCTTCATAGATAAACAAAGCCACCACAACAGGCACGGATTATACTTATGAAAGTTGTCAAGTGAGTAGGGTTCGGAGATGCAGATCTGATTGTTCTGTGATAAGTCACATTTGTAAGTACCCCTTATCCTGGTTTCTGACTTGGTAGGTCATCAGGCCTCATGTGAGTCTAGCTAAATTGGACTGTCTGTTGTCCACTTTCTAGCTATCATATTTCTAGCTATCATATTTAATAGGCCTCATGCTCTATGAAGAACACATTTTAACGTGAGAACAGTGAGAACAATTATATTGTACTTTCTGCAGCAGAACAATATTGTAATGTTGAATATATGAAAAATGTGGAGAACAATTGTTCTTAGTGTTCTCACGTATGATTTGTTCTCACCAGAATCACGTATCAATATTCAATATTTAATCGCtcaatatttataaaaaatatatgtaATTGCTCAACCACAACTACACACTACACACACACTAGGTGAAAAACTGCAAATATGTAAATTCAGTCGCAATCAATTAACAATTGACACTTGCAGGCACATCCTGGCGTTGGAAAGCACGAACGGAAGAGTCTATGCCGTCTAATAGACAGCCGAAAACTGTCACCAGACGCATGTCTCCATGCAGCTCAGAACGAGCGGTTACCGGTGAGGTCAGTAATCCAAGTTCTATTCTCTGAACAATCCAAACTCAATTGGCAACTAGATCATAGCGGATCACTAACAGCAGCACGAAGCAGTCCAAgtataatagggttcgaacatcTGCATGGTCGAAACCAGTCAAAGCGGATAATGACTATAGAACAAATGGAAATAAGAAGGTTGAAAGAAGATGTTCTTACATTACAAGGACAATGTCACACCATGCAAGCCCAAATCGAAAAGCTGCTGCATTCTGAGAAAAAGAAGGCTGGATTTTTCGGAAACTGGAGAAAACTTGGACTGAAAACAAGTACCAGTACTATTTCTAGTAGCTATGTTTTGGGTAAAGAGAAGGAGTACTTGACTGAGAATGAGATCAACATTGGGAGAAGGACGCCATTAGTACAAGATGCCACCTACAAGAGGACTAGTAAAATGGTACGAGGTAAATCTTCTTCTAAATGGAGGAAGTCTATGTCTTAACGAAAAAGAACTATCTAAGGGTACGAGAAGAGTAAGATATATAAATAAGTCGTGATAAGAGAAGAATAAGAGAAGAATAAGTCGTGATACCGGCTTATTCTAGTTCGAAAAGAAAGATAAGAGAAGAATAAGTCGTAAGCAGTATCCAGAGAATGGTCCGAGAAGAGTAAGATGTAAGCCATATAACCCGAGAAGACTAAAATATAAGCCATATAACTAAGGAGGATTATAATCAAGTTTTAATATGAAGTCTTAAGTTTAGTTAATATACGCTAATTCGGTTTAATGTAATGCACAATTCAAAAGGACATTCAAATAAATTTGCTAAGTTTATGAGTTTGTTTATCAATCAATTGTAATATACAGTAGATAATGTTTCTCTGCTGCTGTTGAAGCAAATAATAAAGCGACCAATAATTTCAAGACTTTAAGCATTTTGGCTGCTATAATATAGTGATTCGACATATTTTTTTCTTCAAATTTTCGGCATGAGCGTAATGCAACACTTTAGTGATGAAATTTTCGCTTATCTTAAAATTTATGAAAATGAAAGTAGTTcgataaatttataaattttattaaaaaaagacCTTGTTTGTTTTTTAACGAAAAGTCTAAAACACAACAAGAAATCTTTGTTGTAGAATCAAAATTGTTCAACCTTTTGTAAAAGAAAGAAATAAATTGTTCAGCCAAACAGAACTCAATGCTCATACTCCCTCTATTTTTAAGTGTTTTGACcgtataattaaaataataatttttaaatttttttttaaattaaatatataacttaattttttattcacaagaaaaaattaaaaaaataataatatttacttTGCAATTTATGACCAAAAGTCAACAAGACAACAACTCAACTCAAGACTTAGAACTGTGTCTGATTATCACGCGCCCTTTGTCTTAAAAAATTGCTTCACTATCACTTCATTATTCTAACTATAATAATTTCCTTTCTTTAATTTTCAACTTCAACTTCACCATTCAAGCTCAAGATCCAATTGCTCACAAGTCACAAGTCACAAGAACCTCCTGCCAAACACCATTTTCAGGTTTGTGTTTATATTGACTTCAgcatatacacacacatatgtaTGTATGGTTACTTAAATGAGCTTGAATCTGAATCTTGTATGCTAAAGATTGTTTCTTTACCATTATTTGTTATGGGTTTATGATAAAGTTTGGTTCTTTTAAGTTCTTGACATTGTGGGTTATTAAAGATTTGATTTTTAGGATTTTTATGTTGTGGAGATCACTTGGGTGGTCAAGATTTATGTTTTAGTTGGTGGGGTTTTAAGGGTTTTGTAAGTTAGTGTGATTAAAGATTTGATTTTTAGGATTTTTATGTTGTGGAGATCACTTGGGTCTTCAAGATTTATGTTTTAGTTGGTGGGGTTTTAAGGGTTTTGTAAGTTAGTGTAATTAAAGATTTGATTTTTAGGATTTTATGTTGTGGAGATCATTTGGGTGTTCAAGATTTATGTTTTAGTTGGTGGGCTTTAAGGGTTTTGTAAGTCAGTGATTGTTATTAGATTTGGATGTATATGAAGATGATGGATCATGGTTGGAGTGTAGTTGGGTTGTTGTTTATGTGCATTACATTTGTAAGTGGTTACTATGTTGAAGATAGGGGTTTCGAAAGTAAAAATGGTGTTGCCATGACCTATAATTATGATCGAATTGATGAGGTGAAGAAAGCGTGTTCTTTTGTTTTGAATGAAGCTTCGGAGTTGAAACCGGATGATAATAGAATGTATAGCATAAAGCAAGAACTTTCTTTTTTGAATGGGGATTGGTGGCAAGAATCGAATGGGGCTCCGTTGATGCCATTTGATAGTAAAGATCAGCCGGAGGTCTCGTTGGAAGAACTATCTCCTCTGAATTTGACTTCATTTTGGGTAACTGATGTTGACCGTGCTCATAAGTCTAAAAAGTCTGTTAGTGTTAATGGGTTTCTGCAGATGGGCATGACCCTAGAGAACTTGTTTATGGATAAACCAGATGAGAGAAATCCTCATTTTGACATATGGCCTGGTCATTCTCAGCTTTTGATTTCTTTCCAGGGGATTTACACTGAATTGAAAGGAAACGATGGGGAAAGAGTCATGTGTTTGTTGGGAGACACTATGCTGCCTGCTCGGCACATTGACCCTGCAGATCCGTGGGAGTGGGTACGGGTTTCAGGTTACACTAATCAGCCACCTCTTTTGCAAGATGATCAAGTTTTACTTGTTCTTAGCTACCCAAAGAAAATAAGTTTGACGAATAGAGCTATTCGTGGTAGCATGAAAAGTCTACATCTGAAATCAAATCCCAAGTATTTTGATGAAATTCATATCTCTTCATGGTTGGGAACATCAGCAGATTATGAGTTTGGCTCAGAAAGGATAGTTTCTAAAGCTTGCAGTCCCTATCCATATAAAGATAATGCTATAAACAGTGGCATAGATATATACAAAGGAGTTAACTTCTGTTCAATTCTTAGTAGATTTACTCGTGGAGAAAGTTTTACGATTGTTCCAAACTGGAGATGCAATGACACAGATGCTTTCTGTAGCAAGTTCGGGCCATTCATGTCCAGTAAAGAGATAAAAGCGACTGATGGGAGTTATAAAAATGTCAGACTCGCACTTCAGGATGTTCGATGCGAGAAAGCAACTTCACAGGGAAATGTTAGCTCTAACAGAGTCTCTGCTGTGTTTCGAGCTATTCCTCCATTTGAAAATAAGTTCACTGCAACTCAGAGGACTGGGCTTAACAACTTGACTCTTTCTGCCGAAGGAATTTGGAAATCTTCCAGTGGCCAACTTTGCATGGTTGGTTGCCTTGGATTTGTTGATACAGAAGGCAAAAATTGTGATTCTCGGATCTGTTTATATATTCCTCTCTCATTCTCTATAAAGCAAAGAAGCATTATTGTTGGGACTATTTCAAGCATCAAATCAAACAATGAATCATACTTTCCCTTATCGTTCGAAAAGTTGGTTCAACCTGCAGAACTCTGGAATCAATATGCTGCATCTCACCCATCATATACTTACTCCAAAATTGATTCTGCAGGGATATTACTGGAAAAAAATGAGCCTTTTACGTTTGGAACCAAAATCAAGAAATCACTGCTGAAATTCCCAAAATTAGAAGGCACAGAGTCGCGCCTTGAAAGTCTTTCCCTTCTTTCAGAAGATCTAACTCTCCAAACTTCCGCTGTTCCATATCCAGTCCCTCGTTCTCTTCCGCAAAAGACTAACATCCAATTGGATATTCTTTCCCTTGGTTCTTTATTCGGGCGCTACTGGTCTTCAAAGAATAATACCAGAGCAGAGGACGAGGCTCCTTACCATACCAAGGCTGAATACACTGAAAAACAGCTGCTCCTAAATGTGTCAGCTCAACTTGGTTTTGTTGAGAGACCCTACCACAATTTTTCAATGATTTTTTTAGAAGGCCTGTACAATCAGCTTGTTGGAAAGATGTATCTTATTGGTTGTAGAGATGTTCGAGCCTCATGGAAGATTCTTTTTGAAAGCATGGACCTAGAGGCTGGGTTAGATTGTTTAGTTGAAGTAATTGTGTCATATCCGCCTACAACAGCCCGTTGGTTAGTCAATCCAACAGCCAAGATTTCTATATCCA
It contains:
- the LOC141717509 gene encoding root phototropism protein 3-like isoform X1, translated to MKNLACSSPESSNISGKFTQFSEECLFDDATCLVDMDYFVKTLSGIKAKGVRPELIGSIIAHYASIWLPDLSNVDESEKGSLRRTPKSPDPSQGANASLMKKRFFVETLIGILPPDKDSVPCSFLLRLLRSANMLGVEHMYRVELEKRISWQLDQASLDDLMIPSFSHTCEVLLDVELVTRLVTRFVNLDETFKSGAALIKVGKLVDSYLAEVALDSRLKIPEFIALAGAIPTHGRSVDDGLYRAIDTYLKAHPGVGKHERKSLCRLIDSRKLSPDACLHAAQNERLPVRSVIQVLFSEQSKLNWQLDHSGSLTAARSSPSIIGFEHLHGRNQSKRIMTIEQMEIRRLKEDVLTLQGQCHTMQAQIEKLLHSEKKKAGFFGNWRKLGLKTSTSTISSSYVLGKEKEYLTENEINIGRRTPLVQDATYKRTSKMVRAQDPIAHKSQVTRTSCQTPFSGLCLY
- the LOC141717509 gene encoding root phototropism protein 3-like isoform X2 → MKNLACSSPESSNISGKFTQFSEECLFDDATCLVDMDYFVKTLSGIKAKGVRPELIGSIIAHYASIWLPDLSNVDESEKGSLRRTPKSPDPSQGANASLMKKRFFVETLIGILPPDKDSVPCSFLLRLLRSANMLGVEHMYRVELEKRISWQLDQASLDDLMIPSFSHTCEVLLDVELVTRLVTRFVNLDETFKSGAALIKVGKLVDSYLAEVALDSRLKIPEFIALAGAIPTHGRSVDDGLYRAIDTYLKAHPGVGKHERKSLCRLIDSRKLSPDACLHAAQNERLPVRSVIQVLFSEQSKLNWQLDHSGSLTAARSSPSIIGFEHLHGRNQSKRIMTIEQMEIRRLKEDVLTLQGQCHTMQAQIEKLLHSEKKKAGFFGNWRKLGLKTSTSTISSSYVLGKEKEYLTENEINIGRRTPLVQDATYKRTSKMVRGKSSSKWRKSMS
- the LOC141717508 gene encoding uncharacterized protein LOC141717508; its protein translation is MYMKMMDHGWSVVGLLFMCITFVSGYYVEDRGFESKNGVAMTYNYDRIDEVKKACSFVLNEASELKPDDNRMYSIKQELSFLNGDWWQESNGAPLMPFDSKDQPEVSLEELSPLNLTSFWVTDVDRAHKSKKSVSVNGFLQMGMTLENLFMDKPDERNPHFDIWPGHSQLLISFQGIYTELKGNDGERVMCLLGDTMLPARHIDPADPWEWVRVSGYTNQPPLLQDDQVLLVLSYPKKISLTNRAIRGSMKSLHLKSNPKYFDEIHISSWLGTSADYEFGSERIVSKACSPYPYKDNAINSGIDIYKGVNFCSILSRFTRGESFTIVPNWRCNDTDAFCSKFGPFMSSKEIKATDGSYKNVRLALQDVRCEKATSQGNVSSNRVSAVFRAIPPFENKFTATQRTGLNNLTLSAEGIWKSSSGQLCMVGCLGFVDTEGKNCDSRICLYIPLSFSIKQRSIIVGTISSIKSNNESYFPLSFEKLVQPAELWNQYAASHPSYTYSKIDSAGILLEKNEPFTFGTKIKKSLLKFPKLEGTESRLESLSLLSEDLTLQTSAVPYPVPRSLPQKTNIQLDILSLGSLFGRYWSSKNNTRAEDEAPYHTKAEYTEKQLLLNVSAQLGFVERPYHNFSMIFLEGLYNQLVGKMYLIGCRDVRASWKILFESMDLEAGLDCLVEVIVSYPPTTARWLVNPTAKISISSQRTEDDPLYFSPVKLQTTPIMYRRQREDIFSRQGVEGILRVLTLSVAIACVLSQLFYINDNVESVPYISMVMLGVQAIGYSLPLVTGMEALFQKKASESYESPSYDFENSQWSRAIDYTVKILVLVAFSITLRLCQKVYRSRVRLLSRSPDEPHRVPSDNRVIIGTLVVHIFGYVSVLIIHFVNKNQKPIQNTQYIDSTGNHILSAWETELEEYAGLVQDLFLLPQVLANIMWQINCRPLRKFYFIGMTVVRLLPHIYDSLSSPEPNPYFPEEYEFVNPNHDFYSKAGDIAIPFVAVLLAFVVYVQQRWNYEQLSQALTFGRLKLLPSRSQAYERLPSVSYESELVSAATRDSVQKKEHEDE